From a region of the Thermococcus sp. 21S7 genome:
- a CDS encoding phenylalanine--tRNA ligase subunit alpha, with protein sequence MELSYQEKLTLIKLSEVGKTKFEELVKRTGLDQVAVMRAVLGLQSKGLARLEERSERIAKLTETGRKYAEIGLPEWRALAVLRERRKITLDDLGDVLSEDELKPIVGLLRKEGWASVRKEDGKLVLEITEKGLKAGERPIDKALRLLAERKVVPLREVEKLVPAKELKRRRIAEEDTATERFVGITREGEELVRKGLELREEVSTLTPELIKSGGWREVEFKRFNIRAPVRRFYPGKKQPYRAFLDKLRRRLIEMGFIEMTVDSLIETQFWNFDALFQPQNHPARDWTDTYQLKYPKSGHLPEEELVERVKTAHERGIAGSRGWGYVWSPERAMLLMPRAHGTALSGRQLAKGVEIPGKYFTIQRVFRPDVLDRTHLIEFNQVDGFVVGEDLTFKHLLGILKRFAVEIAGAKKVKFLPDYYPFTEPSVQMSAYHPELGWVEFGGAGIFREEMTRALGVDVPVIAWGIGIDRLAMFKLGIDDIRYLFSYDLRWLREARLVW encoded by the coding sequence ATGGAGCTAAGCTACCAGGAGAAACTCACGCTCATAAAGCTCAGCGAAGTTGGAAAGACTAAATTCGAAGAGCTCGTTAAAAGGACCGGTCTGGACCAGGTTGCCGTTATGCGAGCGGTTCTCGGCCTTCAGAGCAAGGGGCTGGCGAGGCTCGAAGAGAGAAGCGAAAGGATAGCGAAGCTGACCGAGACCGGTAGGAAATACGCGGAGATAGGCCTCCCCGAGTGGAGGGCGCTGGCCGTTCTGAGGGAGAGGAGAAAGATAACCCTGGACGACCTGGGGGACGTTCTCAGTGAGGATGAGCTGAAACCGATAGTCGGCCTTCTGAGGAAGGAGGGCTGGGCATCCGTGCGGAAGGAAGACGGGAAGCTCGTTCTGGAAATCACCGAAAAGGGACTCAAAGCCGGGGAAAGGCCGATTGACAAGGCCCTCAGGCTCCTCGCAGAGAGGAAAGTCGTTCCCTTGAGAGAAGTTGAGAAGCTGGTTCCGGCCAAGGAACTCAAGAGGAGAAGGATAGCAGAGGAAGACACCGCAACCGAGAGGTTCGTGGGGATAACCCGCGAGGGAGAGGAGCTCGTGAGGAAGGGTCTCGAACTGAGGGAAGAGGTCTCGACCCTCACCCCAGAGCTGATAAAGTCCGGAGGGTGGAGGGAAGTCGAGTTCAAGCGCTTCAACATCAGGGCCCCGGTAAGGAGGTTCTATCCTGGCAAGAAGCAACCTTACAGGGCTTTCCTCGACAAGCTGAGGAGAAGGCTAATCGAGATGGGCTTCATCGAGATGACCGTTGACAGCCTCATAGAGACTCAGTTCTGGAACTTCGACGCCCTCTTCCAGCCCCAGAACCACCCGGCGAGGGACTGGACTGACACGTATCAGCTCAAGTATCCGAAGAGCGGGCACCTTCCGGAGGAGGAACTCGTGGAGAGAGTTAAAACGGCCCACGAGCGCGGTATTGCCGGCTCGCGTGGCTGGGGCTACGTCTGGTCGCCGGAGAGGGCGATGCTGCTGATGCCGAGGGCGCACGGTACCGCCCTGAGCGGCAGACAGCTCGCTAAAGGCGTCGAGATTCCCGGGAAATACTTCACCATACAGCGCGTCTTCCGTCCGGACGTCCTCGACAGGACGCACCTCATAGAGTTCAACCAGGTTGACGGCTTCGTCGTCGGCGAAGACCTTACCTTCAAGCACCTCCTGGGAATCCTCAAGCGCTTCGCGGTGGAGATAGCCGGCGCAAAGAAGGTAAAATTCCTACCCGACTACTACCCGTTTACCGAGCCGAGCGTCCAGATGAGCGCCTATCACCCCGAGCTCGGCTGGGTCGAGTTCGGCGGTGCCGGAATATTCCGCGAGGAGATGACGAGGGCTCTTGGAGTCGATGTCCCAGTCATAGCGTGGGGAATAGGAATCGACAGGCTGGCCATGTTCAAGCTCGGAATAGACGACATCCGCTACCTCTTCAGCTACGACCTGCGCTGGCTTAGGGAGGCGAGACTCGTCTGGTGA
- a CDS encoding DEAD/DEAH box helicase — translation MVVLRIPDGSALVKIEKADPQVYFKIYELLSYKKDFGKWEKPESLYDPYERTFPVGVLPRVKKFLNCKGYRVRIKDERQVRGIKLNSTWNEDYVMRRYQARAIKKALKEKMGVLSLPVGSGKTVVGLRIIHELDLSAFIVVHTKELLYQWADKVREVLGVEPGIVGDNKWDERGVTIAMIQTLLSRGAEKLQNEYAIVMFDECHRTSAAEKFYQLGLSLPQVYRFGLSATPWRRVRGEEIKIEAVVGPTIFEVRAEDLIKERFLAKPRFEIITYESTMPSFSERYKELYEDMIMNNDERNKAVVKKAVELARKGHRILIDVKRIEHGRILKEMLEAEGINAEFLSSQSPNRWEILEAFKEGEIPVLVSTLLKEGVDIPEISAIILAGGGKSDIMTIQTIGRALRPKRGMKAVIVDVQDDDPLLFTHFIERQKALKQYYGVYYDREMASKLDENVPKKGRPRKRS, via the coding sequence ATGGTAGTCCTTCGCATCCCGGACGGTTCGGCACTGGTGAAAATCGAGAAGGCTGACCCCCAGGTTTACTTCAAGATATACGAGCTGCTGAGCTACAAGAAGGACTTCGGAAAATGGGAGAAGCCCGAGAGCCTCTACGACCCCTACGAGAGAACGTTCCCCGTGGGTGTTCTTCCAAGGGTTAAGAAGTTCCTCAACTGCAAGGGTTACCGAGTGAGGATTAAGGACGAGAGGCAGGTCAGGGGAATAAAGCTCAACTCCACTTGGAACGAGGACTACGTCATGCGCAGATACCAGGCGAGGGCGATAAAAAAGGCCCTGAAGGAGAAGATGGGCGTTCTCTCCCTTCCGGTTGGGAGCGGTAAAACCGTTGTTGGCCTCAGGATAATTCACGAACTCGACCTCTCGGCGTTTATAGTCGTTCACACGAAGGAGCTCCTCTACCAGTGGGCGGATAAGGTTAGGGAGGTTCTGGGCGTTGAGCCCGGCATAGTTGGGGACAACAAGTGGGACGAGCGCGGCGTTACCATTGCCATGATACAAACCCTTCTTTCCAGGGGCGCGGAAAAGCTCCAGAACGAGTACGCGATAGTGATGTTCGACGAATGCCACAGAACCTCCGCCGCCGAGAAGTTCTACCAGCTCGGACTCAGCCTCCCTCAGGTCTACCGCTTCGGCCTCTCTGCAACACCCTGGCGCCGTGTTCGGGGGGAGGAGATAAAGATCGAGGCCGTCGTTGGTCCGACCATATTCGAGGTCAGGGCAGAGGATTTGATAAAGGAGCGGTTCCTTGCAAAGCCCCGTTTTGAGATAATAACCTATGAATCGACCATGCCCTCATTCAGCGAGCGCTACAAGGAGCTGTATGAGGATATGATAATGAACAACGATGAGAGGAACAAGGCGGTGGTCAAAAAGGCCGTTGAACTCGCCAGGAAAGGACACCGCATCCTCATTGACGTGAAGCGCATAGAGCACGGCAGGATTCTGAAGGAGATGCTTGAGGCGGAGGGGATAAATGCCGAGTTCCTCAGCTCCCAGAGCCCCAACCGGTGGGAGATACTGGAGGCGTTTAAGGAAGGCGAGATCCCAGTCCTGGTTTCCACCCTCCTGAAGGAGGGCGTTGACATACCTGAGATTTCGGCGATAATCCTCGCCGGCGGTGGAAAGAGCGACATCATGACGATTCAGACGATAGGCCGTGCACTGAGGCCGAAGAGGGGTATGAAGGCCGTCATCGTTGATGTCCAGGACGACGATCCCCTGCTCTTCACCCACTTCATCGAGAGACAGAAGGCTCTCAAGCAGTACTACGGCGTGTACTACGACAGGGAAATGGCTTCAAAGCTCGATGAGAACGTCCCCAAGAAGGGCCGCCCTCGTAAGCGCTCGTGA
- the hmgA gene encoding hydroxymethylglutaryl-CoA reductase (NADPH), which translates to MNVEELVDKVASGEVKLHQVERYTNGDRKLATEVRRRALEKRLGISLENIGHYSIDPERVIGKNIENMIGVVQIPMGVAGPLRINGEYAKGEFYIPLATTEGALVASVNRGCSALTAAGGVETTIIDDKMTRAPLLKCPDARRAREVAEWVRANIDYLQEKAVSKVTRHGKLRDVKPYIVGNNLYLRFEFETGDAMGMNMVTIASEEIMKVIEEHFPDVRYLALSGNLCVDKKPNAMNFINGRGKTVIAEAVIPREIVEKKLKTTPELIAEVNYRKNLVGSAQAGSYGFNAHFANIVGAIFLATGQDEAQITEGSHGVTLAEVTAEGDLYISVTMPSLEIGTVGGGTRVPTQREALSIMGVAGGGEPAGANARKFAEIIAGTVLAGELSLLAAIAAKHLAKAHAELGR; encoded by the coding sequence ATGAACGTGGAGGAACTTGTGGACAAGGTAGCCAGCGGAGAGGTGAAGCTCCATCAGGTTGAGAGGTACACGAACGGCGATAGGAAACTCGCCACCGAAGTGAGGCGCCGTGCCCTGGAGAAAAGGCTCGGGATTAGCCTTGAGAACATAGGGCACTACTCGATAGACCCGGAGAGGGTCATAGGCAAGAACATCGAGAACATGATAGGTGTCGTTCAGATACCGATGGGCGTTGCGGGACCGCTCAGGATCAACGGCGAGTACGCGAAGGGCGAGTTCTACATTCCCCTCGCCACCACAGAGGGAGCGCTCGTTGCGAGCGTCAACCGCGGCTGTTCCGCTTTGACCGCCGCTGGAGGCGTCGAGACCACCATAATAGACGACAAGATGACGAGGGCACCGCTCCTCAAGTGCCCCGACGCAAGGAGGGCGAGGGAAGTTGCCGAGTGGGTTAGGGCCAACATCGACTACCTCCAGGAGAAGGCCGTCAGCAAGGTCACCAGACACGGGAAGCTGAGGGACGTTAAACCCTACATCGTTGGCAACAACCTCTACCTTAGGTTTGAGTTCGAGACCGGCGATGCCATGGGAATGAACATGGTGACGATAGCGAGCGAGGAGATAATGAAGGTCATCGAGGAGCACTTCCCGGACGTGAGGTACCTCGCCCTCTCGGGCAACCTGTGCGTTGATAAAAAGCCGAACGCCATGAACTTCATCAACGGCCGCGGGAAGACCGTCATTGCCGAGGCTGTAATCCCGCGCGAGATAGTTGAGAAGAAGCTGAAGACGACCCCGGAGCTCATAGCCGAGGTCAACTACAGGAAGAACCTCGTCGGTTCGGCCCAGGCCGGCTCCTACGGCTTCAACGCCCACTTTGCCAACATAGTCGGTGCCATTTTCCTCGCCACCGGTCAGGACGAGGCGCAGATAACCGAGGGCTCGCACGGGGTAACCCTTGCCGAGGTCACCGCCGAGGGAGACCTCTACATCAGCGTCACCATGCCGAGCCTTGAGATTGGAACGGTCGGCGGTGGAACGCGCGTTCCGACCCAGAGGGAAGCGCTGAGCATAATGGGTGTCGCCGGTGGGGGAGAACCAGCGGGCGCGAACGCCAGGAAGTTCGCGGAGATAATAGCCGGTACCGTCCTTGCGGGGGAACTCTCACTCCTCGCGGCGATAGCGGCGAAGCACCTGGCAAAGGCCCATGCCGAGCTGGGGCGTTAG
- the tdh gene encoding L-threonine 3-dehydrogenase, producing MAEKMPAIVKTKPAYGAELVEVDVPKPGPGEVLIKVLATSICGTDLHIYEWNEWAQSRIKTPQIMGHEVAGEVIEVGPGVDTLEVGDYISAETHIVCGKCYACRHNRYHVCQNTKIFGVDMDGVFAEYAIVPAQNAWKNPKGMKPEYATLQEPLGNAVDTVLAGPIAGMSTLITGAGPLGLLGIAVAKASGAYPVIVSEPSEFRRELAKKVGADYVVNPFEEDPVKFVMDVTDGAGVEVFLEFSGAPKALEQGLKATTPGGRVSLLGLFPRDVTFDVNNLIIFKALEVHGITGRHLWETWYTVSSLIQSGKLNLDPVITHKYKGFDDFEEAFELMRAGKTGKVVFFPHKG from the coding sequence ATGGCCGAGAAGATGCCCGCGATTGTAAAAACAAAGCCCGCTTACGGCGCCGAGCTCGTCGAGGTCGACGTTCCAAAGCCCGGGCCGGGTGAGGTTCTCATTAAGGTTCTCGCCACCAGCATCTGCGGAACCGACCTCCACATCTACGAATGGAACGAATGGGCCCAGAGCAGAATAAAAACCCCCCAGATCATGGGCCACGAGGTAGCTGGTGAGGTCATCGAGGTCGGCCCCGGCGTTGACACCCTCGAAGTCGGCGACTACATAAGTGCGGAAACCCACATCGTCTGCGGAAAGTGCTACGCCTGCAGGCACAACCGCTACCACGTCTGCCAGAACACGAAGATTTTCGGCGTTGACATGGACGGTGTTTTTGCCGAGTACGCGATAGTTCCCGCCCAGAACGCCTGGAAGAACCCCAAGGGCATGAAGCCCGAGTACGCCACCCTTCAGGAGCCGCTCGGCAACGCGGTTGATACCGTTCTGGCGGGACCGATAGCCGGAATGAGCACGCTTATAACTGGTGCCGGCCCGCTCGGACTCCTTGGAATCGCCGTTGCAAAGGCATCCGGGGCTTACCCTGTTATCGTGAGCGAGCCAAGCGAGTTCAGACGCGAGTTGGCCAAAAAGGTCGGTGCCGACTACGTGGTCAACCCCTTCGAGGAGGATCCGGTCAAGTTCGTGATGGACGTGACCGACGGCGCCGGCGTTGAGGTCTTCCTTGAGTTCAGCGGCGCGCCAAAGGCTCTCGAACAGGGTCTTAAGGCCACCACGCCCGGTGGAAGGGTTTCCCTGCTCGGACTGTTCCCGCGCGACGTTACCTTCGACGTGAACAACCTGATCATCTTCAAAGCCCTTGAGGTTCACGGCATAACCGGAAGACACCTCTGGGAAACCTGGTACACGGTCTCAAGCCTCATCCAGAGCGGCAAGCTCAACCTCGACCCGGTTATCACTCACAAGTACAAGGGCTTTGATGACTTCGAGGAAGCCTTTGAGCTGATGAGGGCCGGCAAGACCGGCAAGGTCGTGTTCTTCCCGCACAAAGGTTGA
- the truA gene encoding tRNA pseudouridine(38-40) synthase TruA: protein MRVAIRIAYDGTAFYGFQRQPDVRTVEGELLRVLSKLGVIGDAESSNFKGASRTDRGVSAFFNVVAFDVENRPDLVRGEVLNHHLHDVWVLGVAKVPDDFHPRFWAKSKTYRYYLIDEGFDEEAMRNCASIFTGTHNFSAFARLEPGKDPVRELTRVEVSRRHGYYVIELEGKSFLWEMARRIVNAIRLCGLGLMEPEEVERMLAGDYRKKVPPARPEGLILWHISYGGIEFGGDKRGLNKAKGDIFERYSRALTRAALLGDVLIEL from the coding sequence ATGAGGGTGGCCATCAGGATAGCGTACGACGGCACGGCATTCTACGGCTTTCAGAGACAGCCGGACGTTAGAACCGTCGAGGGTGAGCTGTTAAGGGTTCTCTCAAAGCTCGGGGTAATAGGGGACGCCGAGAGTTCGAACTTCAAAGGGGCCTCCCGAACCGACAGGGGCGTCTCCGCGTTCTTCAACGTCGTGGCCTTTGACGTTGAGAACAGACCCGACCTGGTTAGGGGCGAGGTTCTCAACCACCACCTTCACGATGTATGGGTTCTCGGCGTTGCCAAGGTTCCGGACGACTTCCATCCACGCTTCTGGGCAAAGTCAAAGACCTACAGGTACTACCTGATCGACGAGGGATTCGACGAGGAAGCCATGAGGAACTGCGCCTCCATCTTCACCGGAACGCACAATTTCTCCGCCTTCGCGAGGCTGGAGCCGGGAAAAGACCCGGTGAGAGAGCTGACCCGCGTTGAGGTGAGCCGGCGTCATGGCTACTACGTCATAGAGCTTGAGGGCAAGAGCTTCCTCTGGGAGATGGCGAGGAGGATAGTCAACGCTATCCGTCTCTGCGGGCTGGGCCTGATGGAACCCGAGGAAGTTGAGAGGATGCTTGCGGGGGACTACAGAAAAAAGGTACCCCCTGCAAGACCGGAGGGCCTAATCCTGTGGCACATATCCTACGGGGGAATAGAGTTCGGGGGAGATAAGCGGGGCCTCAACAAGGCAAAGGGGGATATATTCGAGCGCTACTCACGAGCGCTTACGAGGGCGGCCCTTCTTGGGGACGTTCTCATCGAGCTTTGA
- the pheT gene encoding phenylalanine--tRNA ligase subunit beta, whose translation MPKFDVSKRDLERLVGKEFTVEEWEDLFLYAKCELDDVWEENGEIYFKADSKDTNRPDLWSAEGIARQVRWALGFEGGLPKYDVEESGVTVYVDGKLKDVRPYGLYAIVEGLSLDEEALKQMINLQEKVALTFGRRRREVAIGIFDFDKVKPPIHYRAAEKGEKFVPLGFEEELTLEEILEKHEKGREYGHLIRDKPYYPLLVDSEGKVLSMPPIINSEITGRVTTETRNVFVDVTGWDLKKVMLALNVVVTALAERGGRIKSVKVVYPDFEVETPDLTPKSFEVELDYIKRLTGLELSDDDVRSLLERMMYDVEVVDGKARLLYPAFRDDIMHARDVLEDVLIAYGYNEIEPEEPKLAVQGRGDKFVEFEDAVRELMVGFGLQEVMTFNLTNRDNQYKRMNLPCGEHREECGGYSNHPPAELVEIENPISPKWSALRGWITPSLLDFLSQNTHEEYPQRIFEVGKVTLIDEGRETKTVSESKLAVALAHPRVTFTEAKEILESAMRHLGFEYELEETDHPSFIPGRVGRIIVNGKEIGIIGEIHPAVLENWGIEMPVAAFELFLRPLYREPYL comes from the coding sequence ATGCCAAAGTTCGACGTGTCAAAGCGGGATTTGGAGAGGCTCGTCGGGAAGGAATTCACGGTCGAGGAGTGGGAGGACCTCTTCCTCTACGCCAAATGCGAGCTGGATGACGTTTGGGAGGAGAACGGTGAAATCTACTTCAAGGCAGACTCAAAGGACACCAACAGGCCCGACCTCTGGAGCGCCGAGGGAATAGCGAGGCAGGTACGCTGGGCGCTCGGCTTCGAGGGGGGCCTTCCAAAATATGATGTCGAGGAGAGCGGTGTAACCGTTTACGTTGACGGGAAGCTGAAGGACGTCCGTCCCTACGGCCTCTACGCCATCGTTGAGGGGCTGAGCCTCGACGAAGAGGCACTCAAGCAGATGATTAACCTCCAGGAGAAGGTCGCCCTGACCTTCGGAAGGAGGAGGAGAGAGGTAGCGATAGGCATCTTCGACTTCGACAAGGTGAAGCCACCAATCCACTACCGCGCCGCTGAGAAGGGCGAGAAGTTTGTTCCCCTCGGCTTCGAGGAGGAGCTTACGCTGGAGGAAATCCTCGAAAAGCACGAGAAGGGGAGGGAGTACGGCCACCTGATCAGGGACAAGCCCTACTACCCGCTCCTCGTGGACAGCGAGGGCAAAGTTCTCTCGATGCCCCCCATCATAAACTCCGAGATAACCGGAAGGGTGACCACCGAGACGAGGAACGTCTTCGTTGATGTGACCGGCTGGGATTTGAAGAAGGTAATGCTGGCCTTGAACGTCGTCGTTACGGCCTTGGCTGAACGTGGCGGGAGGATAAAGAGCGTTAAAGTAGTTTATCCGGACTTCGAGGTGGAGACGCCGGACCTAACCCCGAAGTCTTTCGAGGTCGAGCTGGACTACATCAAGAGGCTGACAGGACTTGAGTTAAGCGACGACGACGTGAGGAGCCTTCTGGAGCGCATGATGTACGATGTAGAGGTGGTTGACGGGAAGGCGAGGCTGCTCTATCCGGCATTCCGCGACGACATAATGCACGCGAGGGACGTTTTAGAGGACGTCCTAATAGCCTACGGCTACAACGAGATCGAGCCCGAAGAGCCGAAGCTTGCGGTCCAGGGCAGGGGAGACAAGTTCGTCGAGTTCGAGGACGCCGTCAGGGAGCTTATGGTCGGCTTCGGCCTGCAGGAGGTCATGACCTTCAACCTCACCAACAGGGATAATCAGTACAAAAGGATGAATCTCCCCTGCGGGGAGCACCGGGAGGAGTGCGGAGGGTACTCCAACCACCCGCCCGCGGAGCTCGTCGAGATAGAGAACCCGATAAGCCCCAAGTGGTCGGCGCTGAGGGGATGGATTACCCCGAGCCTGCTCGACTTCCTGAGCCAGAACACCCACGAGGAGTACCCGCAGAGAATCTTCGAGGTCGGAAAGGTCACGCTGATAGACGAGGGCAGAGAAACGAAAACCGTGAGCGAGAGCAAGCTGGCCGTTGCCCTAGCCCATCCGCGCGTGACCTTCACAGAGGCCAAGGAGATACTGGAAAGCGCCATGCGTCACCTCGGCTTTGAGTACGAGCTTGAAGAAACAGACCATCCGAGCTTCATCCCGGGCAGGGTTGGAAGAATAATCGTGAACGGAAAAGAAATCGGCATCATAGGGGAAATCCATCCGGCCGTCCTAGAAAACTGGGGAATAGAAATGCCTGTGGCGGCCTTTGAGCTTTTCCTGCGGCCGCTCTACAGGGAACCCTACCTCTAA
- a CDS encoding MinD/ParA family protein, whose protein sequence is MAIIIVTGRGGAGKTTTTANLSTYLAMEEYRVLAMDGDLYLPNLGFHFALDTVRYTIHSLLKNPDIDPEWAIYKHLETGVHVMPGSTQLQDVLGISPKKLVDIIERVKYKFGIVFVDSPTGIPFDTIPTFEIANYQLIVVEIERSPIYSFETMVKNEIEKLKALGERYSLNIGVVLNKVRESENVVDKIIEAVENDLDVPVLGWIPFDNVVPEAVNAGIPVVKYAPKSDAALAFIETGRVLEEWIFG, encoded by the coding sequence ATGGCGATTATCATCGTAACGGGTAGGGGTGGGGCAGGCAAAACGACAACGACGGCTAATTTGAGCACCTATCTTGCAATGGAGGAGTACCGTGTTCTGGCGATGGATGGTGATTTATATCTCCCAAACCTGGGCTTTCACTTCGCCTTGGATACCGTTAGGTACACCATCCACTCCCTCCTGAAAAACCCCGACATCGATCCAGAATGGGCGATATACAAGCATCTTGAAACCGGGGTTCACGTCATGCCTGGGAGCACACAGCTCCAGGATGTTCTTGGAATATCGCCCAAAAAGCTCGTTGATATCATCGAGAGGGTTAAGTACAAGTTTGGTATCGTTTTTGTTGATTCTCCCACCGGTATTCCCTTTGACACGATACCAACGTTTGAGATAGCCAACTATCAGCTGATAGTTGTTGAAATCGAGCGCTCACCTATCTATTCGTTTGAGACTATGGTGAAGAACGAGATTGAGAAGCTAAAAGCTCTGGGCGAGAGGTATAGTCTGAATATAGGTGTTGTGCTGAATAAAGTCAGGGAATCCGAGAATGTGGTTGACAAAATAATCGAAGCCGTGGAAAACGACCTGGACGTTCCCGTCTTGGGCTGGATTCCCTTTGATAACGTCGTTCCGGAGGCTGTGAATGCCGGTATCCCCGTGGTCAAGTACGCTCCCAAGAGCGATGCTGCCCTTGCGTTCATCGAAACCGGTCGGGTGCTTGAGGAGTGGATATTCGGCTGA
- a CDS encoding UbiD family decarboxylase: protein MLREIIERFEDTVIVEKPVSRELEITRYLVKYRDRPVLFRNVDGWTVAGNIWSTRERIAGYLGTERERLLHFIADAMENPKPYRTVDDAPFMANSTADFSLRELPVPKYYPQDGGQYFTSAMVIAKDENGFVNTSFHRMMVIDEKRAAIRLVPRHLYAMWREKAEAGEELDVRIVVGNPVHLLIAGATSVAYGVSELEIASAMSLRAFGKPLEVFDLGGIPVPVETEFVFEAKILPELTDEGPFVDITGTYDYVRKQPVVVFERMHHVDEPVFHALLPGGYEHYMLMGLPKEPQIYASVKRVVPKVHGVRLTEGGAMWLHAVVSITKQHDGDGKNAILAAFAGHPSLKHVVVVDADVNIYDDREVEWAIATRFQADKDLVVISNARGSSLDPSAEKSLTAKWGIDATKPLDRKEEFERARL from the coding sequence ATGCTGAGGGAAATCATCGAGCGTTTTGAGGATACCGTCATCGTGGAAAAGCCCGTGAGCAGGGAGCTTGAGATAACCAGGTATCTCGTGAAGTACCGCGACAGGCCGGTCCTCTTCAGAAACGTGGACGGCTGGACCGTTGCGGGCAACATATGGAGCACGAGGGAGAGGATAGCGGGCTACCTGGGGACCGAAAGGGAGAGGCTCCTCCACTTCATAGCCGATGCCATGGAAAACCCCAAACCTTACAGGACGGTTGACGATGCCCCCTTTATGGCGAACTCCACGGCAGACTTCTCGCTCCGCGAGCTTCCGGTTCCAAAGTACTACCCCCAAGACGGCGGCCAGTACTTCACTTCCGCCATGGTCATAGCCAAGGACGAGAACGGCTTCGTCAACACCTCATTCCACAGGATGATGGTCATCGACGAGAAAAGGGCCGCCATAAGGCTCGTTCCGAGACACCTCTACGCCATGTGGAGGGAGAAGGCCGAAGCTGGGGAGGAGCTGGACGTCAGGATAGTCGTCGGGAACCCCGTTCATCTGCTAATCGCAGGTGCCACGAGCGTGGCCTACGGGGTAAGTGAGCTTGAGATAGCCTCCGCAATGAGCCTGAGGGCCTTCGGAAAGCCCCTTGAGGTCTTCGACCTTGGAGGAATCCCCGTCCCAGTCGAGACCGAGTTCGTCTTCGAGGCGAAGATACTTCCGGAACTGACGGACGAAGGGCCCTTCGTGGACATAACCGGAACCTACGACTACGTGAGGAAGCAGCCCGTGGTGGTCTTCGAGCGCATGCACCACGTCGATGAACCGGTCTTCCACGCCCTCCTGCCCGGAGGCTACGAGCACTACATGCTGATGGGTCTGCCGAAGGAGCCTCAGATTTATGCAAGCGTTAAGAGGGTCGTCCCAAAGGTTCACGGCGTAAGGCTGACCGAGGGCGGTGCGATGTGGCTCCACGCCGTTGTCAGCATAACCAAACAGCATGACGGCGACGGTAAGAACGCGATTCTTGCCGCCTTCGCCGGGCACCCGAGCCTGAAGCACGTGGTCGTTGTGGATGCGGATGTGAACATATACGACGACAGAGAGGTTGAGTGGGCGATAGCGACGCGCTTCCAGGCAGATAAAGATTTGGTGGTCATCTCCAACGCCCGCGGCAGTTCCCTTGACCCCTCCGCCGAGAAGAGCCTCACCGCGAAGTGGGGGATAGACGCGACCAAGCCTCTGGATAGAAAGGAAGAGTTTGAGAGGGCCCGGCTTTAG
- a CDS encoding ABC transporter ATP-binding protein gives MIRIENLVKVYKDVRALDGLDLEVRPGQIYGFLGPNGAGKSTTILSTLGLIFPREGRIQLFDLEVFADGKFNENQLVEAKKRIGYMPEHATLWDFLTPEQTLDIIADAFKIPKAEKEKRINELLDTVGLKEVRNRKVGKFSKGMRQRLLLAQALINDPELLILDEPMTGLDPTGIAEFKDIIKEQKKAGKTVFFSSHILAHVEEICDTVGVIVRGKLRVEDNLDNIKREFLKKAGYTIVLETNVPVNFTGVEWKVMPLGEKKYRIVASEDIREQIHDFVATQGAKVLTMQIKAPSLEEIFLKMVE, from the coding sequence ATGATAAGAATCGAGAACTTGGTTAAGGTTTACAAAGACGTTCGCGCCCTCGACGGCCTGGACCTTGAGGTCAGGCCAGGCCAGATATACGGCTTCCTCGGCCCCAACGGTGCAGGGAAGAGCACCACCATCCTCAGCACCCTGGGTCTGATATTCCCGCGGGAGGGGAGGATTCAGCTCTTTGACCTTGAGGTTTTCGCCGATGGGAAGTTCAACGAGAACCAGCTCGTCGAGGCCAAAAAACGCATAGGATACATGCCGGAGCACGCCACTCTGTGGGACTTTCTCACACCTGAGCAGACCCTCGACATAATAGCGGACGCGTTTAAAATCCCGAAGGCAGAGAAGGAGAAGCGCATCAACGAACTCCTGGATACCGTCGGTTTGAAGGAGGTCAGGAACAGAAAGGTCGGCAAGTTCTCAAAGGGAATGAGGCAGCGTCTCCTGCTAGCCCAGGCCCTCATCAACGACCCCGAGCTTTTAATCCTCGACGAGCCGATGACCGGCCTCGACCCGACGGGAATAGCGGAGTTCAAAGACATCATCAAAGAACAGAAGAAGGCAGGAAAGACCGTCTTCTTCTCAAGCCACATCCTGGCACACGTTGAGGAGATATGCGATACGGTCGGGGTAATAGTCAGGGGCAAGCTCCGCGTCGAGGACAACCTTGACAACATCAAGAGGGAGTTCCTGAAGAAGGCGGGCTATACCATCGTGCTGGAGACCAACGTTCCGGTGAACTTCACGGGGGTCGAGTGGAAGGTCATGCCGCTGGGCGAGAAGAAGTACCGCATAGTTGCCTCTGAGGACATAAGGGAGCAGATTCACGATTTCGTCGCAACACAGGGGGCAAAAGTTCTTACCATGCAGATCAAAGCCCCGAGTCTTGAGGAGATATTCCTCAAAATGGTGGAGTGA